The Aspergillus luchuensis IFO 4308 DNA, chromosome 6, nearly complete sequence genome segment CGCACGCGCGCAGTCAAGGCCGGAGTTTGTGCGGATCTTGATACCGGCCGCAGAAGATCCGCTGGAGGAGGCCTTGACCTCGAACAGCGACGGTGAGATCAGAGCTCGCCGAATTCCGCCACGACACTCGGCGAAGTCGCGGGTACAATTTTCATAGAATTCTACCGGCTTACCATGGCGAGGAATGAGCTGGTCTGCCTCGGAATACCCATACACCGCTCCCTCGTGTTGCTCCTGGCTACGGGCTTTGCGCCGGATGTGTTTTTCGCCATCCCGCACTACTACGCCACTTGCAGGCTGGCCATTCTCTGCCTTGAAGACGCATCCTACGCTGCCGTCGTCCAGGACATAGCCAATACCATACCGATTCGTGTAATCCACCCATTTAATCACATATGCGTGAGGTGGCCGTCGAAGCCCAGCCCGTCTCCGGGCTGCTGAGTGTGGTACCATGTTGGACAGCATGTGTCGCAGATCCATGTTCACGTCATCAAGGGACGTCCTTGGTAGCGCCTCCCATGGGTCTTCCACATGAAACAAGGGGTGCAGGCCGAGTGTCGAGCGTGGCTTGCTTGCAGAAGCCGTCTTGCTACCAGACCGGCTCAGCGGTTGCGAAGAGGGATCAGGTCGGGCAGGTTTTTCGGGCAAGCTCTCTTGGGTCGCGGCAGCTTTCAGCGGTTCTTCTTGTCTCAGCACGTCTCTGGTCTCCGATTTCGGCATTGCTCGTTGGGAAGGCTGGCGTGGTCTAACTGGCAAATGATCCATTGCTACGGATGCAGGCCGTTCCTTGGCAGGAGGCGGCAGATGGCTAGTTTCCTGACTGCCCGACTCCAGTCTGCGAGACTGCGAGCGCGTCTGCGAGCGAGTCTGGGAGCGAGTCTTCCCGATTACCAGAGACTCCGGTGCCGTACTAGACTTGGGAATCTGTGGCGCAATGTTTTTGTCTAGATCGCGCAACGAACCCGAGTACGATGCTGCCACACCACGCCGTGCGCGAATTGGCCGCTCTGCAAGACCACCTGAAGGTACAACTGCTGGTTTTGCTTCTGGCTCCTCCTCGAACAAAGCCTTCGCTGTCGGTATGGGGTCGGGAATAGCTGCGATTTTCCGGACAGAACCTCTGCCTGTAGCTGCCTGCTGCCGCAGAGTTGCGGCATGACTTTGCGATTCTTTTCGCCGCTGCTGAGCAGCCGCCAGCGCCGCTTGAGTTCGGGTGAGTGAGGCCACATTACTCCGGGCAGATGCGCTGCTCTTCCTTGACAGGACACTGTCTTCGAAAGAGGAGCCATCTCTGCGTGACAGTAAGGAAGTATCGGGGTCGCTCCAATCACCTATCGGGTCATGGGGGTACTTGTACACGATATCCTCTGGAAGGGGTATGACAGGCTGGaatcctttctcctcctcagatAAGCATTCGGCGTATGCCGACTTCGAGCAGTTCTTTCCAGCGGCCTTTCGTGCTGTACCGTCTGGTTTTCTGCCCACGCCACAGAGTGTGTAAAACGCCGCCCTACAGACCAGATATCGCTGACTCGGATCATCGATGTGTTCGATGTAGCCAGACAACTTCTCGTCGTATTCCAAGCTGCTCCCAAACATCATTCGATCGCCGCGGGGCTCATCCGGCTTTAGCCAAAGGGGCCTACTAACGCTGCAAGACGGGTCAAGTCGTTTGGGTATGCAACCGTCATACATCCTGAAAAACGGATGTTCAACGATGTCGTCCGGCTCAGGGCGCTCTTCTTCAGCGAGATTCAGACACCAGCTCACGAGCGACTTCGCCTCTTCGGGGATGTAGTTGGCGCACTCGGTGCCTTTCGGCCACACGTATGCCAAGTTCCGCacctttttataaatctccTCTTGCGTTTTCGATTGGAACGGTGGGTACCCAGTGAGCATCGCGAAACTAGAAGGGAATTAGCATGAAGTTGGCAGAGACAATTTGGTTGCAGGCTTTACCAGATGACTCCCAAAGACCAGATGTCGACCTTCTGTGTATGACCGCCTTTACTTTTGTCGAGGACCTCTGGTGCAATGTAATTCGGTGTCCCGCACAAcgtccttctccttttttCATCCCTCTCGGACATGATCATTGCTGCCAGACCGAAGTCGCCCACTTTAATATCCATGTTCTGATCCAGAAACAAGTTTCCCATCTTCAGATCGCGATGCGCAACATTTCGCTTGTGTAGGTATTTGATCGCACCGCACAGTTGGACCATGAACCGTCTGACCTCGGGCACACTTAGGCACTTCCTCTTTCTGACCATATCCATGACGGACCCATTCGGACATAGTTCCAGAATGACGTATATACTGCTGTCGAAGACGAAGGCGCGATGGAAGCCGACGATGTGAGGGTGGCGCATTTTCGAGTGAATCTGAAGCTCGGTACGAAACTGTGATGGTCGGTCAGCATACCAATTGCAACTACGCGGCATCACAAGGAAGTGATTAGGTTATATACCTTCtcttgcatcttcttctgtgcCATTTCGGATCGAACCACTTTCATAGCAAAGACTCGGCCGGTTCGCAGTAGTGTGCCTTCGTAGCAGATCGCAAAACCTCCCTTCCCAAGAAAAGCGCCGGTCGAGTATCGCTCTCCGTCCTCTTCCGGCTCCAAAAtcaatgatggtggtggcggcgcaTGATTTTTCGATGACGAAGCTTTctgagcggcggcggcagcggcagcattCTTATCCAATACTTTGCGCTCCATAGAGATCTTTGGCTTGACAATTTGGTTTGTCGACCGTGGTGATAGCGCCTCCATATTGCCTTGAGGGAGCACTTCGTGCCTTAATGTGATCGGGTATCAATGTTGGCGACAAAAGAACGGCGGTGATCTCGAAACCAGACTTGAGCGGACATCAACTCAGACGATATAAGCGATCAATAGTGGTACAGTGCACTGGGGGTATAATGGATCTAGTGGGCTTGTGCTCTATTGCCTGTAAGTAACCATATACAACATTGAAGTTATGCGACTTGGTCCTGGGGGCCAGCGACCGGTGAGGGGGTTTCACCGCACGGTGATGGAACACTGAAACCGCCAGACCGAGAGCGAAGTAGTGAGGCATTGAGAACATATACTTACTaaaaatgaatgaatatcaAACAATTGACGctcaaaaacaacaataTGCAATCAATGGCACTCCAATCAGGGAGACCGCGACCAGGGAGAGGTGGGGGGGGAAGACAGGAAGTTGAAGTAGGGATAGACAGAAGCAAAGACGGAGAGCTTCCCGGATGGAGACCAAACGAACTTCCCGATGCGGCAATCGATAAACATTGATCCGAATGCCTGTCCAACGCGCATTGCTGATGTCAGCAGGCACAGCAACCGCACATTATGCACAGCTATGCGCCCCACGAGTCCCGCTGCCGGTTGATGCCTGACAATCCAGTCAGCAGTTGTGAATCATCTTCGACCAACTTCCAGGCCCATGTGAAGAGCTATTTTAAGACCTCGCCTTACCGTGATATGGATTCAAGTCGCTCATAATACATCTCTAGGACCTctctcttcattctttcctaaaatctctcttctccctcccctccacccaccaTGTCTCTCACCCTCAAGCTCTCCTCCCTTGTTATCCGCACCTTGTCAAAGCCGATCGCCGTACGCTTATTCCACCCTTGCAGTGATGCGCTGCTGACCGGAACTGACTGACACTTCAAAGAACCAAATCAAGGCCCAGGCTCGCGAACATGAACGCTTCCGGCGCATCTGCGTCTCTATGGCGCAAGGTCTCCACCGCATCGACATGCGTCTCCGGCTAGGCAACATTCGCGACAACGCCGCATCGCAAAAACGAGCAGCTGCTGAAAGGGAGCTCCGAAAGCACAAGCCCACGTCCCCAACGGTCAAGACGGAAGTAGAGGCGAaagcggaagaggaagccattGCGAAAGCCAAAGCGGCGGCAGAGGAGGCAGCGAAGCCGGCACCGAAACCTCACATTCGACCATTGTCCGAGTCCAAGGCCATCGAGTCCGGCGCCACATTTATCAGCGAAACATTCTTGTTTATTGTTGCGGGAGGATTGATTGTCTTTGAGTCGTGGAGGTCTCGGAGAAAGGAAACAACCCGCAGGGAGGACGTTGAGACTCGATTGGCCGAGCTGGAGCAGTCTGAGAAGGCCGCCCGGCTAGCACTGTTggccttggagaaggagctgCTTCAACAGAAGGCCAAGCACGGGGAACTACCCAAGTCCTCCTCGAGGATCCTACCACGCGAGGTGTGGGACGTGAACcaagaggatgaggtgaagcCAGCCGAGGAGCCGGGCTTGCTGTCGTGGATTACGTCGTATCTGCCTTGGGGGGAGAGTCCGGAACAACGGGCAGAGTCTGTGATCAAGGAGAGCAAGAGTGCAGCGAAGCCATCCGTTGATGCACCAACCTCACCGGCATCGAAACCAGCCGAACCGGAATCGAAAGCGCCAGAGCCGAAAAAGGCTTGAGCGATGCCAGTAATAGACTTATGCACCTGTAAATATTGTTATAGAGCAGTTGGGGCACTCTGTGGTGGACTATCTTTTTAATGATGTTGCGATACCCTTAGACATGACGGAAGGCAAACATGCGGAggcttaaaaatataattcaCTCCTCTCTTCAAAGAGCGTATTTTCTACATGCCACATTACCATATTCGAATACTAGAGAGATGGAGCCTGACAATCCAGTTTCTCTTCGCGGCACCTACTCCCTTTCACTTCGAGGGCAATCAATATGGAGAATGCTTGAGCCAATCTTGAGAATGTCTCCGGGCCTAAAAGGTTGGTCGACTTCGATTGAGAATGGAGCTTCCCTCTGATACCGATACAGCGGGGGAGGTGAAAGAGGGGAGTGATTTCAACTTCCGCCTGGGTAATGATACAGCGACACTAAGTATCCTCCTGTTAACACCCTCATCCATTGAAGCGTCTGTTGCAGAAGAGACTACATTCAGACTACGCCAATTTTCCTTCCTCGCAGGTCGCGTCGACAAGAAAGCTGTGGTATATCTGCTGTCTGGGACACCATTTCATAGTGCAAGTGGGAGATATGGTCTTGACGGACTGGTAGCATTACAAGCACTGTGCGGGCATTCTCTACATTCATCTAGAAGTAGTTGCGACGCGACTAACATTGAGGAGCTGTACAGGATGATCGAATCCCTCCCAAGCATGCTCCCTATCATTCCTATTGCAGACGCGGATTGCTTCCTGGCCTCTGTGCAAGAATATATCACCAACCTTGAGGCGATCGATATTCCATGACAACAATGCTCTGTGAATACAATGGGTTTTGCAAGATCCAGATTCTTCTCTGCTACACCATTTGATGAACAGGGGGACCAGAACTTCAGAAGTTTCGCTGGGTAGTTGTAGGACTCATAGAACTATAAGTGGGATCAGCAACTACGGCAGTATTATGGCAAATAATTACACCCCTTTATTCTTATTGTAAGGGGTTTGAAAGTCAGCCCAATGCTGTTTCTTTCTACGATGGTGCATTCGATGATGTCACGAGTGTTTCGTTGCCCAATTGTGTAGTTCCAAGTCAGGATAGTAtcagtagtagttgtagtagttgttgtacTAAGTAGGAGGGTATGTCAGGCTGGGAGGTGAGGTTAGGTACACACGACAACCCAAAATATATTTTCGGGAGTGGATCGTATTCGTTTATCAGGACTATCCCCCTATCCAGGGGTTCTACATTAGAAGAAAACCAATTTCCATCAGTACTACTAGCCCCTAATCAATGCAATTGATGAAATATGGCAGATGTTATGGTAGAAAATCCGGGAACAGCTGGATGGTGAAGGAGCGACTAGTTCTTAGTTCTTAGTAGTACAAGCCGGACAAGCATTGGGCTGCAGGAGGGGTGACGtagtgagagggagaggaagagtcgAGGAAGAGTCGCGCAAGAAGTAAAAGGAACCGTTGGCGCAATAATGGCAGCCTCAGGCACTGACACTCATAAGTCCCTTGGATCGTCGGTGCCTCGGACGGGCGTGTGCGGCCagcccttcttttctttctttcttcccttaaCAACgaactaactaactgactgactggaaCCTTTTAGCGCCAGGGACCCGGGACTTCCAGGGGCGACTGGCGCTCGGGGatttttacttttacttTTACTTTTGCCCCGGAGGCAACAACATATACCActgaaagtagtagtagtagtagatagtatccCTACGGTTAAGTACTcaacttacttacttactaactACGTAGTATAACTCTGGTACTACCAATCCTAGTTGATTAGAGGGTATGGTCGGGTACTAACAGTAATAGTGATTGCGCGTATTCGAGGCAGCGCAACCCAAGTGTGGCGCAGGCTCCATCGGCCGGCCCGCCGAATCACcggctctcttcttccagtcttGTGTCTGTCGTTACTTAGAATAGCGAAAGAGGGACCCCGGCcattctctcctcctcctccacaaggCACCCTTCCGtcattcttcctccctctttctctttctctctcccctcgtcctcttcgcaTTCCTATACCCCTCTTCTATTACCTTACACACCCTTATTCTTTCCTGCGGGCCCCTCCTTACACCATCCACTAGCTTCTTGGAATGAACCATACGCCCGCTGCGTTCATTCCCTATCCGCTGTGAATTTATCCGCCCCGTTCCTGTCCAGATTGATAGGCCAGATATCGTGACGCTTGGGCGCAACTTCCGGGGAGGTCGGTAGCCACAACCATGGTGAGTCGCAGCCCATTCCCCTGCCAGTTCGATGCCAGAGGTTTATCCTTTTGGATTGAATTGTCTTTTGCTAACCCCCATGTCTCATTGTTAGGGTCATTCACGACGTCCGGCTggcggggagaagaagagtcGCGGCTTCGGTCGCTCCAAGGCCGCCGCCGATGTGGGCGACGGGCGACAGGCGGGCAAGCCTCAGGTCAAGAAGGCCGTCTTCGAAAgtacaaagaagaaggagattggTGTCTCAGATCTTACCCTCCTTAGCAAAATCTCCAACGAGGCCATCAATGAGAACCTCAAACTCCGCTTCGAACATGACGAGATCTACGTaagctgccgctgccaccaCTAccgccactactaccacacACACCCCCGGCGAGGCTATCTAGGCGAGGACAATCACTAACGGACAACTTCCATAGACATACATTGGACATGTGTTGGTGTCTGTTAACCCGTTCCGCGACTGTAAGTGGCTTCCCCTGAGCGCCATCAGCGCCCGTGGTCGCATGGCTGACCACGCCCCCTATTCTAGTGGGCATCTATACCGATCGTGTCCTCGAGTCCTACCGGGGGAAGAACCGACTCGAAGTCCCGCCCCACGTTTTCGCGGTCGCAGAATCCGCCTACTACAACATGAAGTCATACAAGGATAACCAGTGCGTGATCATTTCAGGAGAGTCGGGTGCGGGTAAGACGGAGGCGGCCAAGCGGATCATGCAGTACATCGCCAGTGTATCCGGCGGCAGCGACTCGTCCATCCAACAGACCAAGGACATGGTTTTGGCCACCAACCCGTTGCTCGAATCGTTTGGTAACGCAAAGACCCtgcgcaacaacaactcctCCCGTTTCGGAAAATACCTGGAACTGGAATTCAACACCAATGGCGAGCCGGTGGGTGCCAACATTACAAACTACCTGTTAGAGAAGTCAAGAGTGGTGGGCCAGATCACGAATGAGCGAAACTTCCACATTTTCTACCAATTTACCAAGGCTGCACCGCAGAAGTACAGAGGTAGGCGCAATTAATCCCGGTTCCTGTGAACGCGCTAACAGCTCGTGACCAGACATGTTCGGCATACAACAACCTCAGTCCTATCTCTACACCAGCCGATCAAAGTGCTACGATGTCCCCGGCGTCGATGATGCGGCCGAATTTAGAGACACCATCAATGCAATGGGTGTCATCGGAATGGCAGAAGCTGAACAGGATGAGGTGTTCCGCATGCTGGCCGCGATCCTGTGGATCGGAAACATCCAGTTTGCCGAAGACGATTCCGGGAACGCTGCCATCACCGACCAGTCGGTGGTCGACTTTGTCGCATACTTGCTGGAGGTCGATGCCGCGCAGGTGAACAAGGCGCTGACCATCCGGTTGATGGAGACGGCCCGCGGAGGCCGCAGGGGATCGGTCTATGAGGTTCCGTTGAACACGGTGCAGGCGCTGGCTGTTCGTGATGCGTTGTCCAAGGCGATCTACTTCAATCTCTTTGACTGGATTGTTGGGCGGGTCAACTCTTCGTTGACCGCCAGAGGGTCGGTGGCGAACTCCATCGGTATCTTGGATATCTACGGGTTTGAGATTTTCGAGAAGAACTCGTTTGAGCAACTGTGTATTAACTACGTCAATGAGAAGTTGCAGCAGATCTTCATCCAGTTGACCTTGAAGGCGGAGCAGGATGAGTATGCGCGGGAACAGATCCAGTGGACCCCGATCAAATACTTTGATAACAAGGTGGTCTGCTCGTTGATTGAGGACAAGCGTCCCCCTGGTGTCTTTGCAGCGCTGAACGATGCCTGCGCGACAGCGCATGCCGACTCCGGCGCGGCGGACAACACATTCGTCGGCCGTCTCAACTTCCTGGGCCAGAACCCCAACTTTGAGAGCCGCCAGGGCCAGTTTATCGTCAAGCATTACGCCGGTGACGTCAGCTATGCAGTCGAGGGCATGAccgacaagaacaaggaccAGCTGCTGAAGGATCTGTTGAACCTCGCCGGTTCTAGCAGCAACCAATTCGTCCACACCCTCTTCCCCAACCAAGTCAACCAGGATGATAAGAGACGTCCGCCCACCGCCAGCGACAAGATCAAGGCATCTGCCAACGACCTTGTGGCGACCTTGATGAAGGCACAGCCGTCTTACATTCGGACCATCAAGCCCAACGATAACAAAGCGCCCCGGGAGTACAACCAAGGCAACGTGCTGCACCAGATCAAGTATCTGGGTCTGCAGGAGAACGTACGTATTCGTCGCGCTGGTTTCGCCTACCGTCAAACGTTTGATAAGTTTGTGGAACGCTTCTACCTGCTGTCGCCCAAGACATCCTACGCCGGCGACTACACGTGGACGGGCGATGAGGAGTCTGGTGCCCGCCAAATCCTCAAAGACACCAGTATCCCCGCAGAAGAGTACCAGATGGGTATCACCAAGGTCTTTGTCAAGACCCCGGAGACGCTATTCGCCTTGGAGACGATGCGCGACCGGTACTGGCACAACATGGCCATTCGCATTCAGCGTGCTTGGCGCAACTACCTGCGCTACCGCATTGAATGCGCCATCCGCATCCAGCGGTTCTGGCGTCGCATGACAGGCGGTCTGGAGTTCATCAAACTGCGGGACCAAGGACATCAGGTCCTTCAGGGCAAGAAGGAGCGGCGCAGGATGAGTTTGCTCGGGTCGCGGCGCTTCCTCGGAGATTATGTGGGCGTTGGCAATAAGGGTGGACCGGGCGAGATGATCCGGAACGGTGCAGGCATTAACGGTGAGTAGCAtggtttgtgtgtgtgtaggATCTGGCTGACAAGTGCTAGGATCGGAAAatattctcttttcttgccgTGGCGAAGTATTGATTTCTAAGTTTGGCCGGTCCAGCAAGCCGGCGCCGCGCATCTTTGTTTTGGTAAGTCGACGCTCCTTGCTGCAACTGGACGCAGCTGACAACGCAGACCAACCGACACGTCTACATCGTGGCACAAACGCTGGTCAACAACCAGCTTCAGATTGCATCAGAGAGGACGATACCTATCGGAGCGATCAAGTCCGTCAGCACATCGAACCTGAAGGATGACTGGTTCTCGCTCGTGGTGGGCGGACAGGAGCCGGACCCGCTGATGAACTGTGTCTTTAAGACGGAGTTCTTCACCCACCTCACCAATGCACTTCGCGGACAGCTGAACCTGAAGATTGCAGACCAGTAAGCTCATTTCATCCTCATAGAGAGGGCGCCACTAACCTTTCCTAGCATCGAGTACAACAAGAAGCCGGGCAAGCTAGCCACCGTCAAGGTGGTCAAGGACCCTGGGGCCTCGAACGTCGACAGCTACAAGAGCAGCACCATCCATACGAGTGCGGGTGAACCCCCTAGCTCTGTTTCCAAACCCACGCCACGCCCGAAGCAGGTTGCTGCGCGACCCGTGACGAAGGGCAAGTTGCTCCGGCCTGGCGGTCCTGGCGGCGGGCCATCGAAGTTGGCATCCAGACCTGTACCGGCGCGCCAGCCTTTGCCTCAGTCCACACCGCAGCCGGCTGCCGTGCAACCACCCCCCGCCCCCAGGCCAGCTGTGTCGCCCGCAGCGCAGCCCAGACCGGTCCCTCAACCTGTTGCCGCGGTTGCCGCAGCGCAGCACACACGAAATGCATCCACCAGCTCCGCAAGGGCGCCgcccccacctcccccggCGACGCCGCCAGCCCAGAAGAAGCCAATGGCGAAGGTGTTGTACGACTTTAACAGCGACCAGACCAACGAACTGTCGATCCGAGCGGGCGAACTTGTGCAGATTGTGTccaaggaaggaaatggTAAGTCACACAACCCATTGTTTTTGACGCATGTCAGCTAATGTCTGcaggatggtggttgtgtaTGAACACAGCGACATCGGTTCAGGGCTGGACGCCCGAGGCCTACCTTGAGGAGCAAGTAGCAGCGTCACCTAAGCCTGCACCGCCCCCGCCGCCACCGGCTGCACCCCGCGCCAGCCCCGTGCCGGCGACTAAtggtgccgccgccgctgtgGCCGCCAAAGCCAAGGCCAAGCCGGCACCACCGGCCCCGCCAGCGAAGCGGCCCAACATGGCTGGGCGGAAGGTGGCGCCCGcacccccagcagcaccgcGCGATAGTGCCGTGAGCATGAACTCGCACGACTCGTCTGGCGGCAGCGGACGGGGGACGCCCAACAGCGCGTCGAACGCGAGTCTGGCGGGAGGATTGGCGGAGGCACTTAAGGCGCGACAGCACGCGATGCAGGGACatcatgatgaagacgatgagtgGTAGACTACATACTACACTGTCGAGAATGAGCTAGAAGCATACCCGGTAGATAAAATAGACATGTATAGCACTGCTACAGCTGAACCAGTAGATAtaccttcttcatcaaatgCAACAAACGGCCTCATGAATCACCAAACCCGTCCTCATATACCCGACCAACAACctaaaatatttacttacAAGAACTTACTCGCCAAACTCATCAACGCCCCTGGACCACCCGTACCACTCGACCCACTGCCCTGACTCTTCATATACATCTTAAACGCCATCTCAGCCGCCGAGTTAACAGCCGACTGCTTATCACCAGACTGCCCCAACACCAGTCCAGTTAGCCTATACCCTATATAGCAACATCAAACCATAACAAAGGGGATGAAGGATAAATAGACTTACGACATTCCCAGAcccagccttctcctcccaaaGCTTACTCGCCTGCGCCATCGCCATGCCAATAAACTCATTCTTATCCCCACCACTGctaccacccccaccaccagagGTAAACATCTTCAGCGCCTGCATCGCAGCACCGGCACCCAAGCTGCTGCTAtcatgttgctgttgctgctctccGCCACCGTTATACAGCCGCTGGTGCGACTGCACGAGGTGCTCCTCGTCGATGTCCGGTTGCTCGGAGTACTGGCTCTTGCGGTCGGAGAGGAAGCCcagggcggaggagaagagagaactGTCGGAGGAGGATTCGTGCGATTGTGCGTGGTGTTGGGCGGAGGAGAATTCGGGGTCGTAGctgccgccaccaccaccgtagccaccaccaccggagtATCctccggaggaggaagagtggGAGCCGGAGGTGGCTTGTTCgagggcggaggagatgaggttggagaaggacatatttttctttatatttctttgatactttgtttgtttgtttgtttgttttggggggatggggagataGATGAtaaggtgatgatgatgatgggaggaggggatgatggaggggttAAGGGGATAAGGAGTATTTATGAGGGGCTGTGGCGGTGTAGACGAGATGTAGAAGGGGGAATGGGGAATGATCGGCAGTGGGGCAGGGCGCTCAGCCACGATCGGGCGATTTAGTTTACTTTGTACGGAGGACttgtattattatagagTAAGTCATTGTAAAGAGTAGGTCGTGAGAATGCTTCGAATCATGGCTAAAACTGCAATAACGTGGTATCTCTAAATCACGGCTCCGCCCAATTATGCAATATAATGCACTACTCATACACCCATCGCTACAATAGCATCGCTTCatgctcctcgtcctccaAAGTCCACATCCATCGCTGCTGTCGCTCACGCTCTGTCAACATGCATCGCTCGTCGTCGTCCAGCTCCGTCTCGCGCAGCCACTCGTTCGGCCGATCCCGCAGCCCGTATCGTTGTCCCCACTGCCGTCGCTCATATTCCAGGAACCCGCCAAAGTGCTCGTCCGTGTTGGCCACCCAGATCGTGCTGCCATCCGGCGCGTAGTCGGCACCGCCGATCTCCCCAAAGAAGTCGTGCACTTGTCGACGCTGGTATGTCTGCGCGTTGACCACGGCGATGCGGTCCGCCGGCTCACACAGCAGCAGAGTGCGCGGCCCGCCGCCCACGGGCGACCAGCGCAGTGACCGGTACCCGGCCACATCGGACTCGATCTTCTGCAGCATCCGCCACATGCGCACATCCCAGATGATCGCCGTCTTATCTTGATTGCTCGTGGCGATGTGGTGCATGTCGGGCGCCCAGGCGCACGCAAACCCGAAATCGCGGTGTCCGCGCAAGGGGTGCACCGGGCGCCCGGTATCCGCTTCGACGACCCACGCGTCCGCCGAGTCGCCAATCAGCACGCGCAGGCGCCCGTCTGGCGAGGTCGTCGTGCAGTTGATGGCCCGCGAGAGCTCGTGGTCCGCCACAAACGTGTTGGTCTCGCAATCCAGCACCCGCAAGTGACGGTCATTCGACGCGAAGATCCCCTGTGGAGACCGATTCGTCCGGCTCGGAATGATGTCGACATGGTTGGTGATGCCATTCGCGTCCTTGGTTACATAGCCTTGCACGCCCGGGCCTGTCGTGCCCGCCGCTCGCACGGCATATTCGCCCGAAAACCCGCCCGCGATGGTCGTGTCGTGCGCCGACTTCATCGTCGAGATCTTGACGGGGCCCTGCAGCCCCGACTCGACCGTCGGCCGGGACAGGTCGAGCAGGCAGACGAGATCGTCGTATGCGGGCACCCACGAGTAGACCTTTGACTCGTGTGCAAAGTGGACGGTATTGTATGCCGCCACCGACATCAGGTTCCGGAGCTGAAAGTGCTCGATGGTGGCTTTGTGTTCCGTGTACATGGCCTTGCCGCGAAAGTACGACTCTTCCTGCGGCAACCTCGCGCCAGGCCGTTGCCGGGAATATTCCAGGTTGTGGTACGATGTATACGACTGGTCCCGCAGCTCGCGCACATAAGCCCGTTTGATCCGCAAGGCATCCCACCAGGGGATCTGTTGCAGATCGTAGAAATCTCGCGCATACCCCGGCGGTCGATAGATTTTCGGCGGGGGAATCCACCCGATCAGATGCGCAATGGCGCTGCGGGGGAGGTGTGCCGACGACATCGACAGACTGGGAATCGCGGACGCGGCGGACGACTGGTACAGCCACTGGGCAATAAACTGGTCCACGTTCAGATTCCTTTCGCGGGCTAGTACTAGGTTAGCATGCCGCAAGAACCGTAGAAACCGATGGAGACTCACTCGTTCCCACCACTGGAGCAGCAAAATGCGTCTCGCCCGTCGGGTCGGCATTGCTTGAAT includes the following:
- a CDS encoding WD40 repeat domain-containing protein (COG:S;~EggNog:ENOG410PJES;~InterPro:IPR015943,IPR001680,IPR036322,IPR017986, IPR019775;~go_function: GO:0005515 - protein binding [Evidence IEA]) gives rise to the protein MPGPTASDFPSSSSSSASESSSSTSVLPGPPSTRARSPSACTVPRSSHPWTPDSLPSPNASSSTRLQMPSIEDPAPAVSSDASAAGIHGDTDDRNTSELAASAFLAVPQYTHVFESPDRPYATSSEVVNAVRARDDLLVRQTVPDHAPNPSSPPVEWYVSDSEMTDALSEMGGVPLEPYIGGHVGMAALLNQSLDTPVPAHHVASTISSDTEDGEATDLIMDYEPSVMENRSTSQSIAEDDPDDTQKFYSDDGDEYDDDVASDMGTRHGTAYLSEEELEDFYHDPPSPSAPELSDLGPGSMRDDYSNVFSEGDDSSNADPTGETHFAAPVVGTTRERNLNVDQFIAQWLYQSSAASAIPSLSMSSAHLPRSAIAHLIGWIPPPKIYRPPGYARDFYDLQQIPWWDALRIKRAYVRELRDQSYTSYHNLEYSRQRPGARLPQEESYFRGKAMYTEHKATIEHFQLRNLMSVAAYNTVHFAHESKVYSWVPAYDDLVCLLDLSRPTVESGLQGPVKISTMKSAHDTTIAGGFSGEYAVRAAGTTGPGVQGYVTKDANGITNHVDIIPSRTNRSPQGIFASNDRHLRVLDCETNTFVADHELSRAINCTTTSPDGRLRVLIGDSADAWVVEADTGRPVHPLRGHRDFGFACAWAPDMHHIATSNQDKTAIIWDVRMWRMLQKIESDVAGYRSLRWSPVGGGPRTLLLCEPADRIAVVNAQTYQRRQVHDFFGEIGGADYAPDGSTIWVANTDEHFGGFLEYERRQWGQRYGLRDRPNEWLRETELDDDERCMLTERERQQRWMWTLEDEEHEAMLL